The Chiloscyllium punctatum isolate Juve2018m chromosome 45, sChiPun1.3, whole genome shotgun sequence genome has a segment encoding these proteins:
- the LOC140467154 gene encoding complement C1q-like protein 4, with the protein MKVIWLFSILCHFSCHSVSSQNCSWASELTFQDAKNAIDKMNGIDDLTNRIANLEEHVTTLQKYVPRIIFHAKVSDGVNPSGERRLVYDAVIVNKGSAYNSATGVFTAPLAGTYLFTYSLLGGPTSEVRLVKNEEDLSYIHTILSTGEAQTGSMPVILTLESGDQIWVKLIEGNTWSGRGALNFQGILLEASLE; encoded by the exons ATGAAA GTAATCTGGCTGTTTTCAATTCTCTGTCACTTCAGCTGCCattcagtttcctcccagaaCTGTAGCTGGGCATCTGAG TTGACCTTTCAGGATGCAAAGAATGCAATTGATAAAATGAATGGGATAGATGACTTGACCAATAGAATTGCAAATTTGGAAGAGCATGTCACTACTCTGCAGAAAT ATGTGCCGCGCATCATTTTCCATGCCAAAGTATCCGATGGCGTGAACCCAAGTGGAGAAAGGCGCCTGGTCTATGATGCGGTTATCGTGAACAAAGGTTCTGCCTACAACTCTGCAACTGGGGTCTTCACTGCCCCTTTAGCTGGGACCTACCTTTTCACCTACTCGCTGCTCGGGGGGCCAACCTCTGAGGTGCGCCTGGTAAAAAATGAAGAAGACCTGAGTTACATTCACACTATCCTGAGCACAGGGGAAGCCCAAACAGGATCTATGCCAGTGATACTGACCCTCGAAAGTGGTGACCAAATCTGGGTCAAACTCATTGAGGGAAACACATGGAGTGGACGAGGTGCCCTGAATTTCCAGGGTATCCTCCTGGAGGCCAGTTTGGAATGA